CTCACAAGTGTCGCTGCGTCTGCCCTCTTTTGAGCTGGGCCTGCCCGGGCCCGGACCACTAATATGGGGCGTGCTCCCTCCACTTCCCGTGCCGCTGCGCCCCGAGATCCCTCCGTCCAGCTCCCCGGGCGGCGTGGAGAAGCGCAAGCTCCCGTTCTCCGAGGAGTGTTCCGACGAGGAGGCGAAAGGCGATTGTCTGGAGTCTCCGAAGCTAAGGAAGGGATCTTTGAGCTGCCTAGAGGCCGCGTAGCCGGCAAGCCACTGCGAGTACACGTTCTCCGTGTTGGGCATCGCGGCCGGGGGCAGGTCGAACTCCTTCTCGAGCTTGATGCGCTTGGAGAAGGGGCTCAGCGAGCTGGGGCTGCCCAGCAGCAGCTTTTTGGACAGGCCCCCCGAGGCCGACTCGCCCGGGGAGCAGCCGCGGCCGTTAACAGTGCCATCGTCTATGCGGTCCGACTCGCCGGCCACCGAGTCTTCGTCGCAAGTGTCCCTGTGGCCCTCGGCCTCGGCCAGGTGGCCGCGCTTATGCTTCTCGCCCAGGACCTGGTGGAAGGCCTCGCTGAAGTGCTGCATGGAGCTGAGCACCATGCCCTGCATGACGTCGGGCAGGGCGCGGCCCTCGTCGCCCACGCCCACCACGGCGCCCCGCGAGCTGTTCTCGTGGTGGCGCGCCGCCTCCAGGCTCAGCCCGAAGCCGTAGTCCACCCTCTCGCTCTCtgtcagctcctcctcctcctcttcctcctcttcttcctcttcctcgtcgtcctcctcttcctcctcgtcCCCGTTCTCCGGGATCAGGTTGGGGTCGTTCTCGCTCTTGAACTTGGCCACCACAGACTTGAGCGCGCTGCTGGCGCTGCCCACCAGGTCGCTGGTGCCGGGTTCCGGGGAGCTGGCGGTGGAGAGGCCGTCGTCGGACTTGACCGTCATGGGGGACGACTTGTGCATGTGCGTCTTCATGTGGCGCTTCAGCTTGCTGGCCTGCGTGCACGCGTGGTCGCACAGGTTGCACTTGTAGGGCTTCTCGCCTGTGTGGCTGCGCCGGTGCACCACCAAGTTGCTCTGAAATTTGAACGTCTTGCCGCAGAACTCGCATGACTTGGACTTGAccgggggctgggagggaggaggggcggattgcagaggagggagggggggcGTCGCCAGGAAGGGCGGCTTGCTACCTGGCTGGAATGGTTGCAGTAACCTTTGCATAGGGCTGGGCCGGCCTGGGGACAGCGGTGGGCTAGACGTGTTCCCTGCCAGCTCTCTAAGTCTCCTAGAGAAATCCATGGCGGGAGGCTCCATAGCCATTGGATTCAACCGCAGCACCCTGTCAAAGGCACTCGGGTGATGGGTGGCCAGGGCCATCTCTTCCGCCCCCAGGCGCTCTATGCGGTGGGGGTCCAAGTGATGTCTTGGTGGTGGGCTAAACAGGGGGGGAGTGGGTGGAAAGCGCCCTTCTGCCAGGCCGGAAGCCTCTCTCGATACTGATCCTGGTATTCTTAGCAGGTTAAAGGGGTTATTGTCTGCAATATGAATCCCATGGAGAGGTGGCTGGGAAG
The sequence above is a segment of the Camelus bactrianus isolate YW-2024 breed Bactrian camel chromosome 15, ASM4877302v1, whole genome shotgun sequence genome. Coding sequences within it:
- the BCL11A gene encoding B-cell lymphoma/leukemia 11A isoform X4; this encodes MSRRKQGKPQHLSKREFSPEPLEAILTDDEPDHGPLGAPEGDHDLLTCGQCQMNFPLGDILIFIEHKRKQCNGSLCLEKAVDKPPSPSPIEMKKASNPVEVGIQVTPEDDDCLSTSSRGICPKQEHIADKLLHWRGLSSPRSAHGALIPTPGMSAEYAPQGICKDEPSSYTCTTCKQPFTSAWFLLQHAQNTHGLRIYLESEHGSPLTPRVGIPSGLGAECPSQPPLHGIHIADNNPFNLLRIPGSVSREASGLAEGRFPPTPPLFSPPPRHHLDPHRIERLGAEEMALATHHPSAFDRVLRLNPMAMEPPAMDFSRRLRELAGNTSSPPLSPGRPSPMQRLLQPFQPGSKPPFLATPPLPPLQSAPPPSQPPVKSKSCEFCGKTFKFQSNLVVHRRSHTGEKPYKCNLCDHACTQASKLKRHMKTHMHKSSPMTVKSDDGLSTASSPEPGTSDLVGSASSALKSVVAKFKSENDPNLIPENGDEEEEEDDEEEEEEEEEEEEELTESERVDYGFGLSLEAARHHENSSRGAVVGVGDEGRALPDVMQGMVLSSMQHFSEAFHQVLGEKHKRGHLAEAEGHRDTCDEDSVAGESDRIDDGTVNGRGCSPGESASGGLSKKLLLGSPSSLSPFSKRIKLEKEFDLPPAAMPNTENVYSQWLAGYAASRQLKDPFLSFGDSRQSPFASSSEHSSENGSLRFSTPPGELDGGISGRSGTGSGGSTPHISGPGPGRPSSKEGRRSDTCSSHTPIRRSTQRAQDVWQFSDGSSRALKF
- the BCL11A gene encoding B-cell lymphoma/leukemia 11A isoform X3 translates to MSRRKQGKPQHLSKREFSPEPLEAILTDDEPDHGPLGAPEGDHDLLTCGQCQMNFPLGDILIFIEHKRKQCNGSLCLEKAVDKPPSPSPIEMKKASNPVEVGIQVTPEDDDCLSTSSRGICPKQEHIADKLLHWRGLSSPRSAHGALIPTPGMSAEYAPQGICKDEPSSYTCTTCKQPFTSAWFLLQHAQNTHGLRIYLESEHGSPLTPRVGIPSGLGAECPSQPPLHGIHIADNNPFNLLRIPGSVSREASGLAEGRFPPTPPLFSPPPRHHLDPHRIERLGAEEMALATHHPSAFDRVLRLNPMAMEPPAMDFSRRLRELAGNTSSPPLSPGRPSPMQRLLQPFQPGSKPPFLATPPLPPLQSAPPPSQPPVKSKSCEFCGKTFKFQSNLVVHRRSHTGEKPYKCNLCDHACTQASKLKRHMKTHMHKSSPMTVKSDDGLSTASSPEPGTSDLVGSASSALKSVVAKFKSENDPNLIPENGDEEEEEDDEEEEEEEEEEEEELTESERVDYGFGLSLEAARHHENSSRGAVVGVGDEGRALPDVMQGMVLSSMQHFSEAFHQVLGEKHKRGHLAEAEGHRDTCDEDSVAGESDRIDDGTVNGRGCSPGESASGGLSKKLLLGSPSSLSPFSKRIKLEKEFDLPPAAMPNTENVYSQWLAGYAASRQLKDPFLSFGDSRQSPFASSSEHSSENGSLRFSTPPGELDGGISGRSGTGSGGSTPHISGPGPGRPSSKEGRRSDTCEYCGKVFKNCSNLTVHRRSHTGERPYKCELCNYACAQSSKLTRHMKTHGQVLHTPPFGVVPRELKMCGSFRMEAREPLSSEKI
- the BCL11A gene encoding B-cell lymphoma/leukemia 11A isoform X2, translated to MRSRRGARRCEVTARPAEPLEAILTDDEPDHGPLGAPEGDHDLLTCGQCQMNFPLGDILIFIEHKRKQCNGSLCLEKAVDKPPSPSPIEMKKASNPVEVGIQVTPEDDDCLSTSSRGICPKQEHIADKLLHWRGLSSPRSAHGALIPTPGMSAEYAPQGICKDEPSSYTCTTCKQPFTSAWFLLQHAQNTHGLRIYLESEHGSPLTPRVGIPSGLGAECPSQPPLHGIHIADNNPFNLLRIPGSVSREASGLAEGRFPPTPPLFSPPPRHHLDPHRIERLGAEEMALATHHPSAFDRVLRLNPMAMEPPAMDFSRRLRELAGNTSSPPLSPGRPSPMQRLLQPFQPGSKPPFLATPPLPPLQSAPPPSQPPVKSKSCEFCGKTFKFQSNLVVHRRSHTGEKPYKCNLCDHACTQASKLKRHMKTHMHKSSPMTVKSDDGLSTASSPEPGTSDLVGSASSALKSVVAKFKSENDPNLIPENGDEEEEEDDEEEEEEEEEEEEELTESERVDYGFGLSLEAARHHENSSRGAVVGVGDEGRALPDVMQGMVLSSMQHFSEAFHQVLGEKHKRGHLAEAEGHRDTCDEDSVAGESDRIDDGTVNGRGCSPGESASGGLSKKLLLGSPSSLSPFSKRIKLEKEFDLPPAAMPNTENVYSQWLAGYAASRQLKDPFLSFGDSRQSPFASSSEHSSENGSLRFSTPPGELDGGISGRSGTGSGGSTPHISGPGPGRPSSKEGRRSDTCEYCGKVFKNCSNLTVHRRSHTGERPYKCELCNYACAQSSKLTRHMKTHGQVGKDVYKCEICKMPFSVYSTLEKHMKKWHSDRVLNNDIKTE
- the BCL11A gene encoding B-cell lymphoma/leukemia 11A isoform X1, whose amino-acid sequence is MSRRKQGKPQHLSKREFSPEPLEAILTDDEPDHGPLGAPEGDHDLLTCGQCQMNFPLGDILIFIEHKRKQCNGSLCLEKAVDKPPSPSPIEMKKASNPVEVGIQVTPEDDDCLSTSSRGICPKQEHIADKLLHWRGLSSPRSAHGALIPTPGMSAEYAPQGICKDEPSSYTCTTCKQPFTSAWFLLQHAQNTHGLRIYLESEHGSPLTPRVGIPSGLGAECPSQPPLHGIHIADNNPFNLLRIPGSVSREASGLAEGRFPPTPPLFSPPPRHHLDPHRIERLGAEEMALATHHPSAFDRVLRLNPMAMEPPAMDFSRRLRELAGNTSSPPLSPGRPSPMQRLLQPFQPGSKPPFLATPPLPPLQSAPPPSQPPVKSKSCEFCGKTFKFQSNLVVHRRSHTGEKPYKCNLCDHACTQASKLKRHMKTHMHKSSPMTVKSDDGLSTASSPEPGTSDLVGSASSALKSVVAKFKSENDPNLIPENGDEEEEEDDEEEEEEEEEEEEELTESERVDYGFGLSLEAARHHENSSRGAVVGVGDEGRALPDVMQGMVLSSMQHFSEAFHQVLGEKHKRGHLAEAEGHRDTCDEDSVAGESDRIDDGTVNGRGCSPGESASGGLSKKLLLGSPSSLSPFSKRIKLEKEFDLPPAAMPNTENVYSQWLAGYAASRQLKDPFLSFGDSRQSPFASSSEHSSENGSLRFSTPPGELDGGISGRSGTGSGGSTPHISGPGPGRPSSKEGRRSDTCEYCGKVFKNCSNLTVHRRSHTGERPYKCELCNYACAQSSKLTRHMKTHGQVGKDVYKCEICKMPFSVYSTLEKHMKKWHSDRVLNNDIKTE